The DNA window TAAAAATACACCGTGATGTAAGGAAAAAAAGTctgaaaatcatttttattcatttattatgtgtatttattcttgaagtttaatCAAACATGGAACCCAAGAATCATGTGCAAAACCATATATTTCCATGTTAAGGTAATCTCAATTTCTAgtccaaaattcaattgaatATATTAAAGTCAAGCTTATCAATATTTTGACGAGCATGAGTGTCCCACATCAATATACTTAATGGACAAATGAAATATGCATGTCAAATATAATAGTTTGACAGAGAACGTGGCCAGTTGTTAATTCGATCCGAtgtcattttaaaaaatttaatatcaATCATTCGGTATGCCTGCTCAAAAAAACATTATATCTAAACTAACAAAACTCTATTTGTTAATTAGGTGAAAAGACAATTTCATCTTGTATTAGTAAATAAAATCACATAGTAATATAATTTcatacaaattaaattttgctgttttttttttcttccctacATCTCTTGGAATCGTAATTTTTTAGACTTCAATTTCCTTGTTGATGCGGTCACTAGTTTAGGAATTGGTAGATAAATACCCATATTTGATGGAACTAGTTGTACTCGTGGTTTTGCTCTCTAATGAATATTCTTTACTGATaatgtgtacatatatatacatacatatatatatatatatatatatatatatattaaaattaataaaatattgctTCACAAACAAAATGTATGGATAGGCTAGTTGTATATAAACAGACAGCTTTGATAGATTCGAGTCACCAACTTTTCAGTTGATTCTGAACTATTAAGCGTTTTTCCTTTTATATAATCACTGTAAGGTGACAAATTACttgcaaaacaaaataaaatggcaAGTTTCGACAGCCAAAGGTGGTCTCTAAAAGGTAGAACAGCACTTGTTACAGGTGGAACCAAAGGCATTGGGTTAGTAATCTTCATCTCTCAAATCTCATATGGCTATTTCTGTTTTTGCACTCAAGTTTTTCTTCATGTATTAGATTTGCCGTTGTAGAGGAGCTTGCAGGACTTGGGGCAACCGTACATATGTGCGCTCGAAACGGAGAACTGCTCCATGAGAGGATTCAAGAGTGGAAGAGTAAGGGGTTTGAAGTGAGTGGCTCAGTTTGTGATCTCACATCTAAAGATCAGAGGGAGGAGCTCATAAGGACTGTCTCATCTGTTTTTGATGGCAAGCTTAACATTCTTGTAAGTTTTATTTCACTGCCGTTGttatcttctttctctctaaCTTTCTTTTAACTGACTATTATATTAAGGCTAGAGCTTAGAAGAACAAAGATAAAGATGGGGTTTGACTTTGCTATAAATGACGCCCAATTCTTCTCCAGCCTTAAAAGTTACACATGTATTAAGTGAAACTTACATGGGACAAATTCATCATCGTCGTAGTACTTTGTTCCAGTAATGTATTGTTATGTGAGTACAAATTTACACATAGCAATGTATAATTGGACAGGGAAATCGTGTGGTTGTGTACTTGTCTCATTTCTCCTACCTTATTAGACCGAAACGCCAAGTAGTGGTTAACTAGCCTCAGTTTGATATGAAATTTATTTTGGTGCAGGTAAATAATGCTGGAACAGTTACTCTTAGGAATGCTACAGATTATACTTTAGAAGATTTCTCAACTATGATGAGCACCAATGTAGAATCTCCCTTCCATCTTTGCCAACTTGCACACCCTCTCTTGAAGGCCTCAGGAAATGCAAGTATAGTATTTGTCTCCTCAGTTGGTGGTATGAAAGCTCTACCTAAAACATCTGCCTATGCAGCAACCAAGGGTAAGTACTTTCGATTAAGAAAATGAATGCGTCAAACTCGACCATTTCCGTCTTTCACAACTTACGGTGTCATCTATGCATTCCCAAGTCTGTATCTGTAATAAGTCTGTATCTGTGCAACATAAATCATCACCTAAAAAGCCTTTCAATAATTTTGTTATTGCCATGTTACAGGAGCAGTGATCCAGATTGTTAAGAATTTGGCATGTGAATGGGCAAAAGACAACATTCGCACAAACTCTGTGGCTCCATGGGCTGTCAACACCGGAGTTAAACCCGACTCTGTAAGTACCTAACCCTATTCGGCCACCTATATATGATTTTTTAAAACCCAATAGGATCCTCACTTGATCCTTTTTGTGAAGATCTTGAGGATCTGTGAATCGTAttcattcatcatacatcgtgtggtcagttttgtcaagtactatgtgtttaattttaaataaaataatttaaaataatttttaactatacaatatacgataaacggataCGATTCACAGATTTCTGAAGTTCTCACAAAAAGAATCCAGTGAGTTCCAAATTCTTTTAAAACCTTGTGTTTTGTACTTGCCTGAGGAAAGTGATTTATGTACACTTCTTTTTCCTTGTACACACCTTATCTTATGTATGTCTCTAGATTTTCATTCACAAACTAATATTTTAAGGTTTGATTGCATGATCAGGATGACCATTCGGATGATTACAGACGGCTAATAGGTCGAACTCCCATCTGCCGCCCTGCACAGCCTAATGAAGTTTCATCGTTGGTGACTTTCCTTTGCCTTCCGGCTGCTTCTTACATAACTGGACAAGTCATTAGCATCGATGGAGGATTTACAGTTAGCGGTTTCTAGCGTACTCCcagaatttaatttttaaataaattccAAGGGTCATGGTCAACCACTCTAAAGTAAAATGAAATGTTGTTGACTTAATATTTGTGTAAATTTTAATTCAGTTTACGAGAATAAAGTTTATGCCTCAGTTGGGTTTGTACTTCTTTTGTTTCCATAATCCGACAAATATTCAATTTACGAGAATAAAGTTTATGCCTCATTTGGGGTTGCACTTCTTTTGTTTCCATAATCCGAATAGGGATTGGTTCCAGCTGAAGTACCGAAAGTTAGAACATtttcttatttaattatcaTTTCTGTGTGACTATTAAAAATTGCACATTACATAAACTTTTACTTCATATTCTTTATAACGTGTAATGTGGAAAAGGATGAAAttgtatattaaaaaaatattgaagtgatcacttagtactatagtctaatagtattattcttcacttgtaagtgagatgtcttaagttcgattattGTCAAAGGCAAAATTGGACTACATTATTATGCCAAATTTATTGTAAGACTTAGCCTACTATCCCAACTCCTTAGTGTTGAtattatcgtttgtttaaaaaaataaataaataaataaaaacattaaaGTGATGCATAGGTTATATACAACGTGGGATCAATCTATATCCAAGAATCAAGCCTATACAGAAAATTGCTTATTCTACAGTCCTATGGTTTTGGAATTACAATGAATATAAAAATGTTAGACTCACAACTTTTGATTACATCCTAATCAACTTTACTTTTTTTACCTATATCATTTATTTAGTTTAATACATATGAATGACTAaacgatcttcaatttaaatgattttttgtgTGAAggatttttaaatgaaaattaaaagattgAATGATTGCTAATATGAAATTTTTATGGTGATGGTAGATTATTTGTAGGGGGTTGATGTAATCATTGTAATTATTTTTCGGCAAAAAATCAGCTTAAaaggaaatgacaaaaaaatcTCTGCCGTCCCTCGGTCTATCAATTTGAGTGGGGCTGATGAGATGATCTATGGCATTGGGGCAGGCGGGCCGAAGGGGGACAGTTTCGGCTGGTCAATATCTGTTAGCATGTCATATTCaagctttttctttgttttttggttcCAATAATTCAAGCTTTTGATTAAACTGGAGGAATTTATTTATTCTTAAATAAAAGGTTGGGATGTGAACAAAACACAGAAAGAGAGGAATGAGGTGCCAACTTGGTCAACTCACAAGTTTTTATAACAACttggtgaggaagaaaaaaTTAGTGAATAAAAGAGGATAAACATATAATTGTCtttatcaattatcaaaaccaaAAGGTCCTCTAAGTTGAATAAATCAAAGTTCAGAATATAAACATTTGATGTGGTTTTACATTTGGTGCCAAATGAATATGTCCTTTAAAGTTTGACTCGGCCAAAAGAGGGCCACTACGCTGTTTGATTCTATCTTGTACTTAATTTAATATGTGGATCTCAATCTGGCGGTTCGTTCAGCATGTGATATATGTACACACGACTAGGTTTCATGTATGTATATCAATTTAAAAGCAActttttatcataaaaaattattcCAGAAAATGGCCATTCTTTTTGTTCTTTAAGATTTTATTTGATACGATTAAGTACCAGTTTGGTactgtttaaatttgttttaaagtAGGGGTAAAAAAAAGCTGGCCTGAAAATTGTGTTTGATAACTGTTTGGATCCAATTTTACATCATCAGCCCGTGCAATCAAgtagcgtttggtacgcagacggaacgggacgggacggtaCGGGACGGGACAGGACGGAACGAAACAAAGATTCATGTCATGTTTGGTACTGACAAGATGGAACAGAACGAAACTGGATTAAATGACTAACTTACCCTTTTTATTTGACCCTCTCTCTCCCGTTTCTCtgctttctcttcttccatttgactctctctctcccacatgctcagatctccCAGTAAAAATCAAACTCAGTAAATCAAACCCAtactttcttttcatttcattatctttctcttcaattccagtaaatcaaattatttttccCCAATTTAAAACCAACGATATGAAAAGGTTAAGGCAGGCGAGTGTGGACTGAGCTGCATCAAATTATGATTTCCCTACAATTCGCAAACGCCGCGTCGTTCCGACCAGTGCAAACGCCGAGTTTTTCCCTAGAAGGAAGTGCGTTTCAGTCTATTTTGCCGGTATTTCAGCGGATTCGTCTCCGACTCAGCCTGGAAAGCCCGAAATCAAGCTCGAATTCATCTGGGTTGATGGGTAACGAAACTACGTTTGGGTAACGAAGCATTTGGGTTGCTGGGTTTATGGTGGAGGAGGAGGCTACAGGAGAGAGGGAGTGTAACGAAGCTACGGGAGAGGGAGGCtgtgggagagagagggagggtagATAGTGGAATTTTTGTGTTCCACATACGTGCAACAACCCATTCCAGGGGGGAACGGGATGCAAAAACACCCAAtttctgtcccgtggaacagcgcgttccacccatttttggcataccaaacgcgggacggaa is part of the Malus domestica chromosome 12, GDT2T_hap1 genome and encodes:
- the LOC103423436 gene encoding tropinone reductase homolog, with product MASFDSQRWSLKGRTALVTGGTKGIGFAVVEELAGLGATVHMCARNGELLHERIQEWKSKGFEVSGSVCDLTSKDQREELIRTVSSVFDGKLNILVNNAGTVTLRNATDYTLEDFSTMMSTNVESPFHLCQLAHPLLKASGNASIVFVSSVGGMKALPKTSAYAATKGAVIQIVKNLACEWAKDNIRTNSVAPWAVNTGVKPDSDDHSDDYRRLIGRTPICRPAQPNEVSSLVTFLCLPAASYITGQVISIDGGFTVSGF